From the genome of Mycoplasma sp. 1578d:
TTTTATGGATGGTTTTAGCCTCAATGTTTTTTGTTTTTTGATGACAAATCAGTGCTCAAAAAATTGATTCAATTAAAATTTCACCAACATTTGGGTTTAAACAAATTTCAATTACAACTTTTGTTGTTATGGCGATTTTTTCAACAATCATCGCTGGAATAATGAGTTATTTGAGTTTTAAATATTTATTTACTAAAAAAGAAACGCTTGCTAAAAATAACCTTTTAATTGTGCTTATGTCATTTGCATCAGTGGTTATTATTATTGTTATTTTTAGATGAATTTGAGGTCCATTTGCATATATTCGCTGAAGAACTTGACTAAGCCCAAAATCTAAATTGACCTTACAAAAAAGTTATGTCATTATAATGCTTCCAATTTTATTTAGATCAGTAATTAGCATTCCAATTTATACTTTAGTATTGGCTTCGTTAATGATTCCGCTACTTCATTTAAGAAAGAAATATATCGAAAAGAAAATTATTGGTAAATATTAAAAAGCACAAATCTAATTTGTGCTTTTTGTTTATGGAAAAAGTGGATAAAGTGCAAAAATAAAAGTGTCTAAAATAGACACTTTAAATTATTATAAAGTGAAATTATTCAACTGAAACTTCAGCACCTGCTTCAACAAGAGTAGCTTTAATTTGTTCTGCTTCTTCAGGTTTGATGTTTTCTTTAATAACAGCAGGAAGATTGTCAACGATTTTTTTCGCTTCCATAAGTGAGTTTCCAAGTAAATCTTTAACAGCTTTAATGATTTGAACTTTTTTACCATTGTCAGCTTTAATAATAACTTTAACGCTTGATTTAGCTTCTTCTCCACCTTCGGCAGGAGCTGCAGCTACTGCAACAGCAGCACTTGGATCAATTCCAAACTCTTCTTTCATTGCGTCAACAAGTTCCATAACTTCTTTAATTGACATTTCTTTAAGTGATTCGATAAATGTTTCTTTTGTTAATTTAGCCATGTTATGCCTTTCTATGTAATGTATAAAATTTAATTATTCTGATTTTTGTTCACTTACTAATTTAAGTGATAATGAAATTTGTTGTAATGGTGCCATAAGTGAACGTGCAAGAATTCCAAGTGCTTCTTCGTGTGTTGGAAGTGATGCAACTTGTTTAACACCACTTGCATCGATAACTTGTCCTTCGTATGTTCCGGCTTTAATAACCATTAGTTTGTGAGTTTTAGCAAATTTAACCAGTAATTTTGCCGCAGACATATCATCTTGTTTTGAAAATGCAAAAATGTTTGGTCCTACTAAATGCTCAGCAAGGTTTTCAAATCCTGTTTTTGCTGCTGCTAATTTAAAAAGTCTATTTTTATAAACTTTAATTTCAACTCCAAATTGTTTTGCTTGGATTCTTAATTCTTTAAGATCAGCAACTGAAAGACCACGATATTCAGCAAAAGCAATGGCTTTTGATTCTTGAACTTTTTGAACAATTTCATTAACTGTGTTTCTTTTTGCTATTTTGAAATTTGATTCAGACACTGTTATGCCTCCTTTCAAAAATAATGCAATACAAACTAACTTCAGAGAGATACACTCGGCAACATAATTAAGCTTAACGCCGTTGCTGTCTTTATGTATTGCTTTTTTTATTTTACCAAATAAAGATAATTTTGCAAATAAAAAAGACCAAATGATCTTAATTTTTATCTTGTTTGAAAATTATGTTTTATTGTGAAATATAACCTAGAAAAATTAAAGATATCTTACTAAAAATTAAATAATAATTTAGTATAAATATTAAAATTCATCGATGTAAAAGTTCCAGAATTATTATCTGATGGCAAAGTAATAAAATCTGGATGATATTGAGAGTAATACTTAATTAAGTGATAAGAGAAATATAAGTTATGAAATCTCTCTGTTGCAGAATTACTTCAATCTTCGCTCGGAGTGTGTATTCAAAATTGAAGAATATTGTTAAACTCTTTATTATTACTTAATTTTTGAGACAACTTTGAAAATTCAAAAATATTTTTGGTATTAAATACTTCTTCTATTTCAGATCTAGATTGATAATTGTTGTTATAGGTGTTATTTGGATATTCTGCATTGGGAATAATAGGAGTACGAGAGGGATTATTGGGGGTTTTTTCTTCTGAAACTTCTTGATGTAAGTAAATAAAATAGTCTCAAATATTTTGGAATAGGTGATATCCTAAATCGTTTGATTTAAAATTTCAAAATTCTGAAGGACTTCGACTAATTTCGTAAGATCCATATTGTCCATTACTCATTTTTGATTTGATAAAAAGTTTATTAAAAGCGATATGAAGTGCATTGGCATTACTTTTTTCTAATTCATCGGTATCAGAAAAATCTTTAAAGGGTGATTTTTTAAGAATTTCCTCTCAATTGATAATATCATTATTTTCTTTTTGTGTTTCATTAAGAATGGTGCCTAAATCATTAAGTAAACCTTTATATTGACTCATTTTTTTAACTTTATCTAAATATGTGGTTTTAGTAATTCCAAAAATGTCTTTAAGTGTTTTACTAAGATTATCAATAAAAATGGACCAAACATTTCGATGTTGTAAAAACTGTATTCGTTTGTC
Proteins encoded in this window:
- the rplL gene encoding 50S ribosomal protein L7/L12, yielding MAKLTKETFIESLKEMSIKEVMELVDAMKEEFGIDPSAAVAVAAAPAEGGEEAKSSVKVIIKADNGKKVQIIKAVKDLLGNSLMEAKKIVDNLPAVIKENIKPEEAEQIKATLVEAGAEVSVE
- the rplJ gene encoding 50S ribosomal protein L10, translating into MSESNFKIAKRNTVNEIVQKVQESKAIAFAEYRGLSVADLKELRIQAKQFGVEIKVYKNRLFKLAAAKTGFENLAEHLVGPNIFAFSKQDDMSAAKLLVKFAKTHKLMVIKAGTYEGQVIDASGVKQVASLPTHEEALGILARSLMAPLQQISLSLKLVSEQKSE